In the Mytilus trossulus isolate FHL-02 chromosome 1, PNRI_Mtr1.1.1.hap1, whole genome shotgun sequence genome, one interval contains:
- the LOC134685431 gene encoding inactive selenide, water dikinase-like protein, which produces MAETPRMGIGMDASVTPLRHGGLSLVQTTDFFYPLVDDPYMMGKIACANVLSDLYAMGVTDCDNMLMLLGVSNKMTEKERDIVVPMMLRGFKDHAEEGGSSVTGGQTVINPWLTIGGVATTVSQPNEFIMPDNAVVGDVLVLTKPLGTQVAVNAYQWLDQPERWNRIKLVVSDDDVRKAYQRAMFSMARLNRTGARLMHKYNAHGATDVTGFGLLGHAKNLAKIQKNEVSFVIHNLPIIAKMASISKACGNMFGLLQGHSAETSGGLLMALPREQAAAFCKDIEKQEGYQSWIIGIVEKGNRTARIIDKPRVIEVPAKDRDGELW; this is translated from the exons GTATTGGTATGGATGCATCAGTCACACCATTACGTCATGGAGGTCTCTCATTGGTTCAGACGACAGATTTCTTCTATCCTTTGGTTGATGACCCTTATATGatg GGTAAAATTGCTTGTGCTAATGTTTTGAGTGATCTGTATGCTATGGGTGTGACAGATTGTGACAACATGTTGATGTTGCTTGGTGTCAGTAATAAAATGACCGAGAAAGAACGAGACATTGTTGTTCCCATGATGCTGAGGGGATTTAAA GACCATGCTGAAGAAGGAGGAAGTTCTGTTACTGGTGGTCAAACAGTCATTAACCCATGGTTAACTATTGGTGGGGTAGCTACCACAGTGTCACAACCAAATGAATTTATTAT GCCAGATAACGCTGTAGTTGGTGATGTGTTGGTATTAACAAAACCTTTAGGAACACAAGTAGCTGTAAATGCTTACCAATGGTTAGACCAACCCGAGAGATGGAACAGAATTAAACTGGTTGTATCAGATGATGATGTAAGGAAAGCATACCAAAGAGCTATGTTTAGTATGGCTAGGCTTAATAGAACAG gTGCTAGACTTATGCATAAATACAATGCTCATGGAGCCACAGACGTTACAGGATTTGGATTGTTAGGACATGCTAAAAACCTTGCTAAGATTCAGAAGAACGAAGTGAGCTTTGTCATCCATAATTTGCCCATTATAGCAAAAATGGCTTCAATAAGTAAAGCCTGTGGAAACATGTTTGGATTGCTACAAGGACATTCTGCAGAAACATCAG GAGGTTTATTAATGGCATTACCAAGGGAACAAGCAGCAGCATTCTGTAAAGACATTGAAAAACAAGAAGGTTATCAATCGTGGATTATAGGTATTGTAGAGAAAGGAAACCGAACAGCCAGAATTATAGACAAACCAAGAGTGATAGAAGTTCCAGCTAAAGACCGAGACGGAGAGCTCTGGTAG
- the LOC134685449 gene encoding uncharacterized protein LOC134685449 isoform X1, which translates to MRHLMPKRLLKQTMRRKQYLKIICLCCCVLFLYNLYNVNMSPYPNKHYQEESPSTQLTSRPVFLVDTPTCKIPLFSPFDVSIVQFLKPGKKISCNKYLPYTYEDGIMLRVNWTAIDQSRHKETFKYCRYQPIIRPYEAEHHNYYDYGDYSEKFNSYIEVSYEFIRVRCYNRASGKIYTNYHQFIYRKNHIEKIKSTAFEKHKAKVSETLNVMMVGVDSISRLNFKRYMRKTNAFLTNKLQAFDMTGYNKVADNTFVNIVPMTLGKFLEDVPWNESLSEIPFDNYNFIWKMFSDRGYRTLYAEDAPKIAIFDYLKAGFHKAPADYFNRHFSIAMTKDKPLWYNEHNCLVNRLETDVILNYTFQFASIMQKNPYFAFTFITGLTHDSTESAAMADEPYFNHLKSLYEQNLLNNTMLIFYSDHGMRFGKLRETYIGKLEERLPFLYIVLPEWFRKKYPVISQNLRINERRLITPFDIYETLQNVLFFGTDQREQSSARGASLFQEVSDERTCSEIGILPHWCTCAKNVPLPPDDIKIRDFGERIITSINEILSTYVDCAHLTLENVLSASKILPYDEVLRFRKSKNDVINRKVTFGDKVNSFVHYQLIVQTSPGNGRFEATIKYDELHDSSKIASDISRINLYGNQSNCVNDHSIKKYCFCNM; encoded by the exons atgcgACATTTAATGCCAAAGAG attgCTTAAGCAGACGATGAGAAGAAAACAGTATCTGAAAATCATCTGTCTATGCTGTTGTGTTCTATTCCTGTACAACCTCTACAATGTCAATATGTCGCCGTATCCAAACAAACATTACCAGGAAGAAAGTCCATCAACCCAGTTGACCTCACGACCTGTCTTTCTTGTTGACACTCCAACTTgtaaaattccattattttcACCATTTGATGTTTCAATTGTTCAATTTCTGAAGCCTGGAAAGAAAATTTCTTGTAACAAATATCTTCCTTACACTTACGAAGATGGGATTATGTTGCGAGTTAACTGGACAGCAATTGACCAATCACGTCATAAAGAGACATTCAAATATTGCCGATATCAACCAATCATAAGACCATATGAAGCGGAGCATCACAATTATTACGACTACGGCGACTACAGCGAAAAGTTCAATTCATATATAGAAGTTTCATATGAATTTATAAGAGTTCGATGTTATAACAGAGCCAGTGGTAAAATATATACCAATTACCATCAGTTTATCTACCGAAAAAATCATatcgaaaaaataaaatcgacaGCGTTTGAAAAACATAAGGCGAAAGTTTCGGAAACTTTAAATGTTATGATGGTTGGTGTTGATTCCATTTCTAGattgaattttaaaagatatatgcGAAAGACAAATGcctttttaacaaataaactaCAAGCTTTTGACATGACGGGTTACAATAAAGTTGCAGACAACACATTTGTCAATATTGTGCCTATGACTCTTGGAAAGTTTTTAGAAGACGTCCCATGGAACGAATCCCTTAGTGAAATTCCGTTTGAcaattataactttatatggAAAATGTTTTCTGATCGTGGATATCGAACGTTGTATGCAGAAGATGCTCCAAAAATTGCCATTTTCGATTATCTTAAAGCTGGCTTTCATAAAGCACCAGCAGACTATTTCAATCGACATTTTAGCATAGCTATGACTAAAGACAAACCACTCTGGTACAATGAGCACAACTGTCTTGTCAATAGACTAGAGACTgatgttattttgaattatacATTCCAATTTGCTTCCATTATGCAAAAGAATCCATATTTTGCTTTCACATTTATTACTGGATTAACTCACGATTCTACAGAAAGTGCAGCTATGGCTGATGAACCATATTTCAATCATCTTAAATCCCTTTATGAGCAAAACTTGCTTAACAATAcaatgttaatattttacagTGATCACGGGATGCGATTCGGAAAACTAAGAGAAACTTACATTGGAAAATTAGAGGAAAGACTTCCATTTCTCTATATAGTTTTACCAGAATGGTTTCGAAAGAAATATCCTGTAATTAGTCAAAATCTTCGCATCAACGAAAGACGTTTAATAACACCATTTGATATCTATGAAACACTTCAGAACGTTTTGTTCTTTGGAACCGACCAGCGGGAACAGTCGTCTGCTAGAGGAGCAAGCTTGTTTCAAGAGGTATCTGATGAGCGCACCTGCTCTGAAATTGGAATACTTCCGCATTGGTGTACATGTGCAAAGAATGTACCACTACCCCCTGATGACATCAAAATTCGCGACTTTGGAGAGCGAATTATAACATCTATAAATGAGATTTTATCAACATATGTAGATTGTGCACACTTGACCTTAGAAAATGTTCTAAGTGCCTCGAAGATTTTACCGTATGATGAAGTGCTTCGATTTAGGAAAAGTAAGAATGACGTTATAAATAGGAAAGTGACGTTCGGAGACAAAGTAAACTCGTTTGTGCATTATCAGCTTATTGTCCAAACAAGTCCAGGAAACGGTCGATTCGAGGCCACTATCAAATATGATGAGCTCCATGACTCTTCAAAAATTGCGAGTGATATTAGTAGAATAAATTTATATGGcaaccaatcaaattgtgtAAATGATCATTCCATtaagaaatattgtttttgtaatatgtga
- the LOC134685449 gene encoding uncharacterized protein LOC134685449 isoform X2, whose amino-acid sequence MRRKQYLKIICLCCCVLFLYNLYNVNMSPYPNKHYQEESPSTQLTSRPVFLVDTPTCKIPLFSPFDVSIVQFLKPGKKISCNKYLPYTYEDGIMLRVNWTAIDQSRHKETFKYCRYQPIIRPYEAEHHNYYDYGDYSEKFNSYIEVSYEFIRVRCYNRASGKIYTNYHQFIYRKNHIEKIKSTAFEKHKAKVSETLNVMMVGVDSISRLNFKRYMRKTNAFLTNKLQAFDMTGYNKVADNTFVNIVPMTLGKFLEDVPWNESLSEIPFDNYNFIWKMFSDRGYRTLYAEDAPKIAIFDYLKAGFHKAPADYFNRHFSIAMTKDKPLWYNEHNCLVNRLETDVILNYTFQFASIMQKNPYFAFTFITGLTHDSTESAAMADEPYFNHLKSLYEQNLLNNTMLIFYSDHGMRFGKLRETYIGKLEERLPFLYIVLPEWFRKKYPVISQNLRINERRLITPFDIYETLQNVLFFGTDQREQSSARGASLFQEVSDERTCSEIGILPHWCTCAKNVPLPPDDIKIRDFGERIITSINEILSTYVDCAHLTLENVLSASKILPYDEVLRFRKSKNDVINRKVTFGDKVNSFVHYQLIVQTSPGNGRFEATIKYDELHDSSKIASDISRINLYGNQSNCVNDHSIKKYCFCNM is encoded by the coding sequence ATGAGAAGAAAACAGTATCTGAAAATCATCTGTCTATGCTGTTGTGTTCTATTCCTGTACAACCTCTACAATGTCAATATGTCGCCGTATCCAAACAAACATTACCAGGAAGAAAGTCCATCAACCCAGTTGACCTCACGACCTGTCTTTCTTGTTGACACTCCAACTTgtaaaattccattattttcACCATTTGATGTTTCAATTGTTCAATTTCTGAAGCCTGGAAAGAAAATTTCTTGTAACAAATATCTTCCTTACACTTACGAAGATGGGATTATGTTGCGAGTTAACTGGACAGCAATTGACCAATCACGTCATAAAGAGACATTCAAATATTGCCGATATCAACCAATCATAAGACCATATGAAGCGGAGCATCACAATTATTACGACTACGGCGACTACAGCGAAAAGTTCAATTCATATATAGAAGTTTCATATGAATTTATAAGAGTTCGATGTTATAACAGAGCCAGTGGTAAAATATATACCAATTACCATCAGTTTATCTACCGAAAAAATCATatcgaaaaaataaaatcgacaGCGTTTGAAAAACATAAGGCGAAAGTTTCGGAAACTTTAAATGTTATGATGGTTGGTGTTGATTCCATTTCTAGattgaattttaaaagatatatgcGAAAGACAAATGcctttttaacaaataaactaCAAGCTTTTGACATGACGGGTTACAATAAAGTTGCAGACAACACATTTGTCAATATTGTGCCTATGACTCTTGGAAAGTTTTTAGAAGACGTCCCATGGAACGAATCCCTTAGTGAAATTCCGTTTGAcaattataactttatatggAAAATGTTTTCTGATCGTGGATATCGAACGTTGTATGCAGAAGATGCTCCAAAAATTGCCATTTTCGATTATCTTAAAGCTGGCTTTCATAAAGCACCAGCAGACTATTTCAATCGACATTTTAGCATAGCTATGACTAAAGACAAACCACTCTGGTACAATGAGCACAACTGTCTTGTCAATAGACTAGAGACTgatgttattttgaattatacATTCCAATTTGCTTCCATTATGCAAAAGAATCCATATTTTGCTTTCACATTTATTACTGGATTAACTCACGATTCTACAGAAAGTGCAGCTATGGCTGATGAACCATATTTCAATCATCTTAAATCCCTTTATGAGCAAAACTTGCTTAACAATAcaatgttaatattttacagTGATCACGGGATGCGATTCGGAAAACTAAGAGAAACTTACATTGGAAAATTAGAGGAAAGACTTCCATTTCTCTATATAGTTTTACCAGAATGGTTTCGAAAGAAATATCCTGTAATTAGTCAAAATCTTCGCATCAACGAAAGACGTTTAATAACACCATTTGATATCTATGAAACACTTCAGAACGTTTTGTTCTTTGGAACCGACCAGCGGGAACAGTCGTCTGCTAGAGGAGCAAGCTTGTTTCAAGAGGTATCTGATGAGCGCACCTGCTCTGAAATTGGAATACTTCCGCATTGGTGTACATGTGCAAAGAATGTACCACTACCCCCTGATGACATCAAAATTCGCGACTTTGGAGAGCGAATTATAACATCTATAAATGAGATTTTATCAACATATGTAGATTGTGCACACTTGACCTTAGAAAATGTTCTAAGTGCCTCGAAGATTTTACCGTATGATGAAGTGCTTCGATTTAGGAAAAGTAAGAATGACGTTATAAATAGGAAAGTGACGTTCGGAGACAAAGTAAACTCGTTTGTGCATTATCAGCTTATTGTCCAAACAAGTCCAGGAAACGGTCGATTCGAGGCCACTATCAAATATGATGAGCTCCATGACTCTTCAAAAATTGCGAGTGATATTAGTAGAATAAATTTATATGGcaaccaatcaaattgtgtAAATGATCATTCCATtaagaaatattgtttttgtaatatgtga